The genomic stretch ATCCAGGAGGCGACGCAGGACATCCGGGACGCCATCTCCAGCAAGCGCGCGGACCTGCCGCAGGAGATGGAGGAGCCCATCCTCACGCGCTTCGATCCGGCGGACCAGCCCATCGTGTCCCTGACGCTCACCTCGGAAGGTCTGGACGTCGCGGCGCTGTCGCTGGTGGCGGACCCGAAGGTGGTGGGCGAGCTGCGCTCGGTGCCCGGCGTCGCCCAGGCGGAGGTCGTCGGTGACGTGGCGCGGGAGATGACGGTGCAGCTCAATCCCGAGGCGCTCCAGGCCGCGGGCCTGTCCGTAGCGGAGGTGGTGGCGGCGCTCCAGGCGCTGAACCTGGCGGCGCCGGTGGGCCGCATCAACGCGCCGCTGACGGAGGAGTCCATCCGCCTCAAGGGCCGCCTGGAGAAGGTGGAGGACTTCCGGAACATGGTGGTGGCCTCGCGCAACGGCCAGGCCATCCGCCTGGAGCAGGTGGCGGACGTCTTCGTCGGCGCCGAGGAGCCGCGCACGCTGGCGCTCTTCAACGGCGCCCAGGCGGTGGGCATCGACGTGCTCAAGGCCCGGGGCTACAGCACCACCGAGGTCGCGGACGCGGTGCGTGAGCGGGTGCAGGCGCTCCAGGAGCGGCTCCCCGCGGGCGTGAAGCTCGAAATCGTGCGCGACGCCGGCGTCCGCGTGGAGAGCGCCGTGCACAACGTGCAGTCCGCGCTGGTGGAAGGCGCGCTGCTCACGGTGCTGGTCGTCTTCGTCTTCCTCAATTCGTGGCGCTCCACCGTCATCACCGGTCTGGCGTTGCCGGTGAGCGTGTTGGCGTCCTTCATCAGCGTGTGGGCCTTCGGCTTCACGCTCAACACCATGTCGCTGCTGGGCCTGACGCTGGCCATCGGCATCCTCATCGACGACGCCATCGTCGTGCGAGAGAACATCGTCCGCCACGTGGAGATGGGGAAGGACCACTACACGGCGTCGCGCGAGGGCACCTCGGAAATCGGCCTCGCGGTGTCGGCGACCACCTTCTCCATCGTCGCCGTCTTCGTGCCGGTGGCCTTCATGTACGGCGTGGCCGGCCAGTGGTTCAAGCCCTTCGCCCTCACCATCGCCTGCGCCGTGCTGGTGTCGTTGTTCGTGTCCTTCTCACTGGACCCGATGCTGAGCGCGTACTGGCCGGAGCCGCCCAAGAAGGAGAACCCGGGCTTCATCACCCGGACGCTGAACCGCTTCAACGCCTGGTTCGACCGGCAGGCGGAGCGTTACACGCACGTCATCGCCTGGGCACTGGACCACCGGCTGGTGATGGCGCTGGTGGCAGTGGGCTCGCTGGTGGGCGCGCTGGTGCTCCAGGGCACCGTGGGCGGCGCGGGCTTCGTGCCGGTGAGCGACCGCGCGGAGGTGGAGCTGCTGGTGGAGACGCCGCCGGGCTCCAGCCTGGAGTACACGCGGCGCAAGGTGGACGAGGTGACGCGCACCCTGCGCGCCCACCCGGAGGTGGACTACACCTATGCCACCATCGGCGTGCCCCTGGCGCTCAGCGCGCCTGGCGTGGACCAGGCCCTGGTGTACGTGCGGCTCAATCCGAAGGCGGAGCGCGACGTGAGCCAGGACGCACTGGGCGTCCAATTCCGCGAGGAGATGAAGCGCATTGGCGGCGCCACCGCCTCCGTCTTCACCTCGGGCTTCGGCGGCGCCTTCAAGCAGCTTCAGTACGAGCTGCGCGGCCCGGACCAGCGGGTGCTCACGCAGCTGGCGCAGCAGGTCCAGAAGGAAGTCGAGCAGGTGCCCGGCGCGGTGGACGTGGGCCTGTCCACGCGAGGGCAGAAGCCGGAGCTGGAGGTGGAGCTGAACCGCGGGCTCGCCGGACAGCTGGGCGTGACGGTGGGGCAGGTGGCTCAGGTGCTGCGGCCGGCCTTCGCGGGCCTGGACGTGGGCGACTGGGTGGACCCCATTGGAGAGACGCGAGACGTCATGGTGCGGCTGGCGCCGGGAGCGCGTGACAACCCCAACGACTTGTCGCAGCTGCCCATCTCCGTGGGCGCGGCGGCGGGCGGGCCGCCCCGGCTGGTGCCGCTGGGGCAGGTGGCGGACATCCGTCAGACGCTGGGCCCGGCGCAGGTGACGCACCTGAACCGTGAGCGCGTCATCAACGTGCAGGCGAACGTGCAGGGGCGCTCGTTGTCGGAGGTGGGCGCGGACATCCAGAAGCGGTTGGACGGCGTGAAGCTGCCGCCGGGCTACACGCTGACGACGGGCGGCGAGTCCGCGGACCAGGCCGAGGTGTTCATGCGCGTGTTCATCGCGCTCGGCATGGCGCTGATGCTGATGTACCTCATCCTGGTCATCCAGTTCGGCTCCTTCCTGGACCCGGTGGCCATCCTCATCTCGCTGCCGCTGTCGCTCATCGGCGTGGTGCTGGCGCTGCTCATCACCGGTGACACGCTCAACCTCATGAGCCTCATCGGCATCATGCTGCTGATGGGAATCGTCGCGAAGAACGCCATCCTCCTCATCGACTTCGCCAAGTGGTCGCACGAGAAGGGCATGCCCTTGCGCGAGGCCCTCATCGAAGCGGGCCGCATCCGTCTGCGCCCCATCATCATGACGACCTTCGCGCTGGTGGCGGGCATGGTGCCGGTGGCCATCGGCGCGGGCGAGGGCGGCGACTTCCGCGCGCCGCTGGGACGCGCGGTGATTGGCGGCACGATGACGTCCACGCTGCTGACACTGCTGGTGATTCCCACCGTGTACGAAATCCTGGTGGACGGCCGGACGTGGTTCATCCGCATGCTGCGCAAGCTCTTCCGGATGAAGCCTCCTGAACAGCGGCCACACATTCCGGGTGGGGGCGGCGGCCGTGGAGAGCCGCGGCCCGCCCCTCAGTCGCGGCACGATTGAGGGCTCGGCAACGAACGGGCGGGCTCGGGACGACAGGACGGTTGGCGCATCGCGCCAGGGGCCATAGGGTCAGCCCCTTCCGCCATGTCTCGCGCCTTGCTGCCTGAAAATCACCACCGACTCGTCACCGAAGCCCTGGCCGCGCTCGACGTCCGCAACTGGGTGCTCAGCATCCACGACCCGAGCTTCCCCAGCCTTCCAGAAGAGGACACGGGCTGGGGCTCGCCGTACTCGAAAGGAGCGGCGCGCTTCCTCGCGTTCTCCCGGGAGCTGGGCTTCAACGGCATCCAGTTGGGGCCGCAGGGGCAGGTGACGGAGTTCAACGCCTCGCCGTATGACGGCACGCTCTTCTCGCGAAACCTCCTCAACGTGGCGCTCGCGCTGCTGGAGGCCCCCGAGCCCTGGGGCGCGCTGCTGCCACCGGGCCGCGTGGCGCAGCTCGCCGCCAGCCGTCCCTCGGCGCTGCCCCCCGGGGAGCGCTTCCGTCACGCCTTCCGCGCGCAGACCACGCTGCTGAACGAAGCGTGGCGCACCTTCCAGCAGAAGCGTGCGGCGCCGGACGCCGCTCCGTCCATCCGGGCACTGGCTTCGCGCTTCGACACCTTCCGTCAGCAGCACCGGGCCTGGCTGGTGCGGGATGCCCTCTTCGACGTGCTGTGCGAGGAGAAGCGCGAGCCGGACTGGCGGCGCTGGGCGGACTCGCTGGACGGGCGGCTGTGGAATCCCCGCCCGGAGGAGGAAGCGGCCGCCGTCGCGCGCCTGACGCAGCTGGAGCTGCGCTACGCGGACACGCTGGAGCGCTACGCCTTCTGTCAGTTCCTGGTCCATGCGCAGCACCACGGCCTGCGTGAGCGCGTGGGCGCATGGCGGCTGAAGCTGTATGGCGACCTCCAGATTGGCCTGTCGCCGCGCGACGCGTGGGCCTGGCAGGGCCTCTTCCTGCGCACCTACCTCATGGGCGCGCCGCCCAGCAGGACGAACCCGGACGGTCAGCCGTGGAACTATCCGGTGATGGACCCGGAGCAGTACTTCGAGCCGGACGACGCCCGGGCGAACGCCGGGAGCCGCAACGGGCCCGTGCTGCGCTTCATGAACGCGCGCATGGACAAGATGCTCGGCGAATACGACGGGCTGCGGCTGGACCATCCGCACGGACTGGTGTGCCCGTGGGTGTACCGCGCGGACCTGCCGGACGCGCTGTGGTCCGTGCAACATGGCGCGCGGCTCTTCTCGTCACCGGACCTGCCGGACCACCCTGAGTTGGCGCGCTTCGCGCTCGTGCGCCCGGCGCAGGTGGACCGCGCCGTGCCGCGCTACGCGGACCGCTGGGTGAAGGACCTCACGCCCGAACAGGTGCGCCGCTACAGCGTCCTCTTCGACACGGTGGTGGAGGCGTCGCGCCGCAACGGGCGGCAGGTGGGGGACTTGCTCGCGGAGGTGCTCAGCACGCTGCCGTACCCGCTGGAGCGCGTGCTGGCGCAGTACGGCCTGGGCCGCTTCCGCGTGACGCAGAAGGCGGACCTGCACGACCCGTCGGACGTGTACCGCAGTGAGAACGTGGGCCCGGATGACTGGGTGATGGTGGGCAACCACGATACGAAGTCCCTGTGGCGTCTGGTGGCGGACTGGCAATGGAAGGGCACGTTGCGCGCGCAGGCGGAGTACCTGGCGGTCCGCTTGTGCCCCGAGCCCTCGGAACGCGAGGCCTTCGCGCGCGAGTTGTCCACGAGCCCGGGACGGTTGGCGCAGGCGAAGGTGGCGGACCTGTTCGCCAGTCGCGCGCGCAACGTGATGATGTTCTTCACCGACCTGCTCGGGATGCCGGAGACGTACAACGCACCCGGCACGGTGGACGAACGCAACTGGTCCCTGCGCGTGCCCCAGGACTGGGCGCGACAGTACCGCGAGCGGCTGAAGGGGGACGCCGCGGTGAACCTGCCCGCGGTGCTCGCCATGGCGCTGCGGGCCCAGGGTGCACCGGCCCGCGCGCGGCACCAGCGCTTGCTGGAAGGACTGGACGCACTGGCCCGCGAGCTGCGGGCCGGGTGACGTGTGGTCTTCAGTGCTTCACGTCCACCACGAGGCGGGTGGGGTCGTGCAGCTCCATGACGCGGAAGTCGTTGGGTGCCTTGGTGCCCAGCACCCACGTCACCTCGGCCTCGAAGTCACACGTGCGCACCAGCTCCAGCAGGGCGGGCAGCTTGGGCTTCATCTCCAGCGCGGCCACGGTGGCGCGGCCCTGGTCGTCATGGCCGCGCGCGGGTGACAGGGTGACTTGGAGAAAGCCCTTGCCGGCCAGAGGCGTCTCGTCGCCGGAGCCACACTGGATGATGGGCTTGTCCACGTACTGGAGCTGGTAGCCGGGGACCTGCGGCCCGTCGAACTCGAACACCACGCGGTCGAAGTCGGCATGCGTGCCAGCGCGCACCGAGCGAAGCGTCACCGACTGGGCCGGGCGCCGCTTCAGCGACACCGGGGTGGTGGTCCACTCGCGGTTCTTCGGGTCCTCGGCGGGAGCGTCTCCCGCGGGGGCGTCCGAAGGCGGCTTGGTCTCACTGTCACCCATCGAGGCCGTGTGCACGGGAGGCCTGGCGGCGGCCTCGCCCTCGCGTGGAATGGTGCCCGGGGGCGGCGAGGTGGGCGGCGCTTGGACTTCGGGCTGGGGCTGCGCGCCGGTAGTGGCCGCGGCGGGCTCCTCCTTCTTGGAGCACCCGGCGAACGCCAGACACCCGGCCAACCACAGCGACGTCATCCTGCGTCCGGACCGCGTCATCATTCCCCTCCTGGCAGGGCCTGCGAGTTCAGGACTGCGGCCCATCGTCTCGCACGGGCGATGGCCCGGGGGCCAGCGTCACGACGGGAAAGCGGGCAAAGGTAACACCCGTGGACGGACCCGGAAGCGCTGGAAATTTTCACGGAGGACCGGTTGCCCCGGAGGGCCGCCGTCACCACGAATGCATGACACAGGACAGCGGGGCCGCGACTATCGTCCGCGCCGCAAGTTGTCCGCGCGGCCCCCGAACGCGCACGAACCGGAGAGCACCCTCGCATGGCCCCCCTCGACCTGACCTCTCTTCCCCGTCCCTCCAAGGACGACGCCACCGTGGGAACGATGGCGCGTGGCATCGTCGGCAGCGAAATCCTCCGCATCGCGGCGGAGATTCGCGAGCGGGCCGCCAAGGGGCAGAAGGTGTGCAACCTCACCGTGGGCGATTTCAACCCGCGCGAGTTCCCCATCCCCGACCCGCTGCGGGAGTACATCACCGCCGCGCTCCAGGCGGGCGAGACGAACTACCCGCCGTCGGATGGCGTGCTGGAGCTCCGTCAGGCCGTGCAGCGCTTCTATGAGCGCTCGCTGGGCCTGAAGTATCCGCTGGAGGGCATCGTCATCGCGGGAGGCGCGCGGCCCATCATCTACGGCACCTACCGCAGCGTGCTGGACGCGGGGGAGACGGTCGTCTACCCGGTGCCCTCGTGGAACAACAACCACTACGCGCACATGATGGACGCGAAGAGCGCGGTGGTGGTGACGGACGCCGCGCGGGGCTTCATGCCCACCGTGGAGCAGCTGGCGCCGCACCTGGGCGCCGCGCGCCTCTTGTGCCTGTGCAGCCCGCTCAACCCCACCGGCACCATGATTGAGCCGGATGCGCTGGGCGCCATCTGCGAGCGCGTCGTCGCGGAGAACCGCGAGCGCGAGAAGCAGGGCCGCAAGCCGCTCATCCTCATGTACGACCAGATTTACTGGGTGCTGAGCTTCGGCGCGGCCAGGCACGTCACGCCGGTGTCGCTGGTGCCGGAGGTGGCGCCGTACACGGTGTTCGTGGATGGCATCTCCAAGGCCTTCGCCGCCACGGGCGTGCGCGTGGGCTGGGGCGTGGGACCGCCGACCATCATCGCGCGCATGCGGGACGTGCTCGGCCACGTGGGCGCCTGGGCCCCCAAGGCGGAGCAGGTCGCGGTGGCGCGCTACCTGGACGACACCGCGGCGATGGAGACCTTCCTGGTGGGGATGCGCAAGGCCGTGGAAGCGCGGCTGGAGGCCTTGCACAAGGGGCTCACGCGCATGCGCGAGGCGGGGCTGCCGGTGCAGCACATCGCGCCGCAGGGCGCCATCTACCTGTCGGTGCGCTTCGACCTGGTGGGCAAGGGCGGCCTGCGCTCCAACAATGATATCCGCAAGCTCCTGCTGGAGAAGGCAAACCTGGGCGTGGTGCCCTTCCAGGCCTTCGGGCTGGACGCGGACACGGGTTGGTTCCGCCTGTCGGTGGGGGCCACGTCGGTGAAGGAAATCGAGGAGGCGCTGCCCCGGGTGGAGGCGGCGCTCCGCGAGGTCCTCTCCGCCGGCGCGTAATCCTTGCGACATCTTCCCGCTGCGCTCGTTCCACTATGGAGGTCCTGGGAATACGTTGCCCGGGGCCTCGTTGGGCCGCTCACGTGAATTCCTCCATGCTCAGGCGATTCGTGGACGTTCGGGACGAGGAAGTCGGCGCCGTCCGCTGGTCGTTCCTGTATTTCTTCACGCTGATGTGTGGCTATGCCATCCTCCGGCCCATCCGCAATGAGATGGGCACGGCGGGCAGCGTGAAGGGCTTGGACTGGCTCTTCACCGCCACCTTCCTGGTGATGCTCGCGGCGGTGCCAGCCTTTTCCGCGCTGGTGTCGCGTTGGCCCCGGCGGGTGGTGATTCCTCGCATCTACCGCTTCTTCCTGCTCAATCTGCTGGGCTTCTTCGTGTTGCTGAAGCTCGGGGTGGCGCGGGAGACGGTGGCGCGCGTCTTCTATGTCTGGTTGAGCGTCTACAACCTGTTCGTCGTCTCCATCTTCTGGAGCTTCATGGCGGACGTCTTCGCCAGCGGACAGAGCAAGCGGCTCTTCGGCTTCATCGCCGCGGGTGGCACCACGGGCATGCTGGTGGGGCCCTTCCTGGTGGGGCGGCTCGCCGAGCCGGTAGGTCCGGTGAATCTCATCCTCATCTCGGTGGTGCTGCTGGAGGTGAGCGCGCAGTGCGTGCGCCGGCTGAGCGGCTGGGCCCAGGACGTCCAGCAGCAGCCCGCCGCGGCGCAGGGCCCGGTGGGCGGCGGCGTGCTCGCGGGGCTGCGGCTCATCGTGACGTCGCCGTTCCTGCTGGCGCTGGGGCTCCAGGTGTTGCTCTACGCGGCGACCTCCACGTTCCTCTACTTCCAGGAGGTGCGGCTCGTCGCCGCGATGGGCAACGACGCGGCCAGCCGCACCGCCCTCTTCGGGGACATCGACTTCTACGTGCAGTTGGCCACGCTGGGGTTGCAGACGCTCGTCACGGGACGCGTCATCTCCTGGCTGGGGCTGGGGGCGGGGCTCGCCGTGGCGCCGGTGGTGACGGGCCTGGGCTTCCTGGGGCTGGCCGCCATGCCGGTGCTGACCGTGCTCATCCTGTTCAAGGCGGTGCGCGGCGCCAGCCACTACGCGCTGGAGCGGCCCTCGCGCGAGGTCCTCTTCACCACCGTGGACCGCGAGGCGCGCTACAAGTCGAAGAGCTTCATCGACACGGTGGTGTACCGCGGCAGCGACACGGTGAGCGCCTGGCTCCAGGGTGGCCTCACGAAGCTGGGCCTGAGCATGACGGGCCTGTCGCTGGCGGCGGTGCCCCTGGCCGGGCTGTGGCTGGGCGTGTCGCTGTACCTCGCGCGCCACCAGCGGCGGCAGGCGGAGCCGGTGCCGTCCGCCGCGCCCGAGGCGCCGGTGCCTGAAGAGGCCGCGGCCCGCTAGCGGTCATCCACACGCAGTCAGTCCACACACGCAGGAGGAATCCCGCATGACGCTGTCTCGCAGGAGTGTGATTCAGGGAGTGGCCGCGGCCGGCTCGCTCTGGGCCATGGGGTGCGCCACCACGGGCACGTCCGGCACCGCGTCTTCCACCCAGGGGCAGGGGGAGCAGTCCTCCGCGCCCGCCGCGCCGCTGCGCATCCTCATCCTGGGCGGCACCGCGTTCCTGGGCCCGGCGCTGGTGGAGTTCGCGCGCTCGCGCGGCCACACCGTCACGCTCTTCAACCGGGGGAAGACGAAACCGGGTCTCTTCCCGGACGTGGAGAAGCTGACGGGCGACCGCGACCCGAACAAGGGCGAGGGCCTGAAGGCGCTGGAGGGCCGCAAGTGGGACGCGGTGGTGGACACCTCCGGCTACGTGCCGCGCATCGTGCGCGCCTCCGCGGAGCTGCTGGCGCCCCACGTCCAGCACTACACCTTCGTGTCCTCCATCTCCGTCTACAAGGAGCTGTCGCGGCAGGGGCTCGACGAGACGGCCGCCGTCGCCACGGTGGAGGACACGGCGACCGAAGATGTGGAGAAGCACTACGGCGCGCTGAAGGCGCTGTGCGAGCAGGCCGCCGAGGCCGCCCTGCCGGGGCGTGTCTTCAACGTGCGGCCGGGCCTCATCGTCGGGCCGGATGACCCGTCCGACCGTTTCACCTACTGGCCCCTGCGCGTGGCCCGCGGTGGTGAGGTCCTGGCGCCCGGTGACGGCGTGGACCCGCTGCAGTTCATCGACGCGCGGGACCTGGCGGCGTTCATCATCCGCTCCGTGGAGGCCCGCACCACCGGCATCTTCAACGCCACCGGCCCCAGCCAGGACCTGCTGATGCGGGACTTCCTGGAGGCGAACAAGACGGCCCTGGGCAGCGACGCGCGGTTCACGTGGGTGGACACCGACTTCCTCACGAAGCACAAGGTGGAGGCGTGGTCGGACATGCCCGCCTGGGTGCCGCGCAACGGTGAAGAGGGCGGCATCGGCAAGGTGAGCATCGCCAAGGCGCTGGCGGCGGGCATCACGTTCCGCCCTGCCGCGGAGACGATTCGCGAAACGCTGGCCTGGTTCAAGGCGCTGCCTCCCGAGCGTCAAGCGAAGCCGCGCTCCGGCTTGTCCGCCGAGCGCGAGAAGGAAGTGCTGGCCGCGTGGCACCAGGCGCGCGGCACCGCCAACGCGGGCTGAGCGAGCCTTCGAGCGCGGGGACGGGCGGCTGGGGGCAGGTGAAGCGCCTCCTCGCACTGCCCGTCCTTGCGTCTGTGGACGCGGGTTTGACAGGAAGGGTGGGGCAGCGCGGTTTGCTGCCTGGGGGAACAACTTCGGCGCGGTGGGCTTCCGCGAGTCCCCGCGCTACGGCGACGACGCCATGCTGTCCGGCTACCCGTACCACTGCTTCGCCTCCGTGGATGCCGCCGGCAACGCGCTGTGGCTCACCCTTCACCGCGCCGTGACGGGCTCGGCGGCGCTGCTCGTGGAGTGAACACACGCGCCAGGTGCCCCGCAAAGCAACGAGGGATGCCCCGATGGACTCGGAGCATCCCTCGGATTTCGACCCATATATCGGGTTCGCCCTCCCCCTCTGGCGAGCGTGACCCCGGGTCCCCCTTCCACAGACTTTGCCGCCCCCGCGGCGCCGTCTTCCTACCCGCCCTTGGTGTGTGTCCGGAGGGCCTTGGACCCCTCCAGCGAAGCTGCGTGTGACACCTTCCCCCTACACCGCTTACGGCCCCTTCAGGTGCGCTTGCCCGGTGCCCCCAGCACCGTCACTCGGGGGAGCCGAGGCCCCCCCTTCACCTGTCCTGCTGCGTCCCAGGGCACCGCGGGCCGTGAGAGGGCCCGCAGCCGTGCCTGCGTCTGAGCGCGTCCGAACGTCTGCGGGCGCATGGACGCCACCCGCGTTACGTCCCTCGACTGGATTTGGATGGCTGCCGTCACGGCTGAATTCGCCAGGACCGCCAGCTGTGCCCGCTTCGCCCCCGCGAAGGTGGCCAGCTCCGGAATGACGATGCCCTCCAAAGCCCCCCCAGTGGCCTCGAGCCACTCCCCCCGGGAAAAGCGCCCCGGCCGTTGAGCCGTGGCCCTGCTTCCCTTGTCGCCGTGCGACACTGCACCGAGCCTCGTGTTTCCCCCAGATGCCCCCCGGCCCGGTCCATACGCGACGTGCGACATGCGTCTTCCCCCCGTTCGGTCCGCCGAAGTGACTGGCGACAAGGGCATACTGGCTCAGACCCAGGACGGAGTTTTCCGCCTCCGCGCCAATTGCTTGCGCGAGCGCGCCAGCGTGTCTGGCGTGTTTCAGTGGGTGTTGGCGGGGTGGATTTTCCGCATCTTCTCAGAGACCTGGAAGGTGGCGGGTGGGACGTGGGGCGAGCAGGCGCTACGGGTAGGGCGAGGCGGGACTCGGAGATGTCAGCCTGACACGATAGGGGAGTGGCTCACACTGCGTCTCCAGGCTCCCTCCCTGGTGGGTGGTGTGGTGGGCGGGAGGGGACAGGGCACATGAGGTGGGAAGAGATGGGCGAGACGCCCCGGGAGGACAGGCGCGGAGGCTGGGACGGTGGTGCGAAGGCGTCTCCAGGCCGCTCCTCCCTGCTGGCCGTGCTGGCGGAGAAGCCCTCCGTGGCGCGCGACATCGCGCGGGTGCTGGGGGCGAACGAACGCGGTGAGGGCTGGCTGCGCGGCAATGGCTATGTGGTGACGTGGGCCATTGGACATCTGGTGGGACTGGCGCAGCCCCATGAGATTCGCGCGGACTGGAAGAAGTGGAGCCGCGCGCTGCTGCCCATGCTCCCGGCGGACTGGCCGCTGGTCGTCTCCAAGGAGACGCGCAGCCAGTTCGAGGTGGTGAAGCAGGTGCTCAACGCGCCGGAGGTGTCCTCGGTGGTGTGCGCCACGGACGCGGGGCGCGAGGGCGAGCTCATCTTCCGGTACATCTACGACGCGGCGAAGTGCCGCAAGCCGGTCCAGCGGCTGTGGGTGTCGTCGCTGACGGAGCGGGCCATCCAGGACGGGTTCCGCCGGCTCGCGGACGGCCGTGAATACGAAGCGCTGGCCGCCGCGGCCATGGGGCGCAGCCGGGCGGACTGGCTCGTGGGGATGAACCTGTCGCGCCTGTACACCCTGGCGCACGGGGGCCACGGAGAGATGCTGAGCGTGGGCCGGGTGCAGACGCCCACGCTGGCCATGGTGGTGGAGCGCGAGCTGGCCATCCGCGACTTCGTGCCGCGTGACTACCTGGAGGTCGTGGCCACCTTCGCGCCCAAAGCCAAGGGCGTGCCGTCGGACGCGCGGTACCAGGGCACGTGGTTCCGCTCGGGGCCGGACGGCAAGCCCGTGGCGCCCCCGGGCTTCGAAGGCGTGCGCGAGGCGCGGCGGCTGGACGCGAACGGCGTGGAGGCGCAGGCCATCATCGACCGCGTGAGCGCCGGGCGGGCCGTCATCGAATCGCTGGAGGCGGAGCAGAAGAAGATGGCGCCTCCGCTCCTCTACGATTTGACGGAGCTTCAGCGGCATGCCAACCGGCTTTATGGCTTCAGCGCGCAGCGCACGCTGGAGGTGGCGCAGGCGCTCTACGAGAAGCACAAGCTGTTGAGCTATCCGCGCACCGCCAGCCGGCACCTGTCGCGCACGGTGGCGGACACGCTGCCGGAGGTGGTGAACGCCATCCGCGCGCCCTATGAGGAGGACCTGGCCGTCGGCACGGGGGCTCGGGCGCTGGGCAAGCGCTACGTGGATGACGCGAAGGTGACGGACCACCACGCCATCATCCCCACGCCCACGTCGCCGGGTGGGGTGCGGCTGTCTCCGGACGAGCAGCGCGTCTATGACCTGGTGTGCCGGCGGTTGCTCCAGGCGTGGCACGAGGACCATGTCTGGCGTGTCACCACCGTCATCACCGCGGTGACGTCGGCAGGGGCGCCGCCGGTGGTGGACCGCTTCCAGAGCACGGGCACCCAGGTGGAGCGGGTGGGCTGGAAGGTGCTGGACATTGGCGGCGGGCAGAAGGCGCCGCGTCTGAAGACGGAGGGACGCAAGGGCGAGGACGGGGAGCGGGAGCCGGACGACGAGCCCCAGAACTTGCCGTCGGGGTTGGAGCGCGCGCAGCCGCAGTCGGTGGAGGACGTGGAGGCGGTGAAGAAGCGCACGCGTCCGCCCCCGCGCTTCACGGATGCGACGCTGCTGACGGCCATGGAGTCGGCGGGGCGGGCGCTGGATGAGAAGGAGCTCGCGGACGCGATGCGCGAGACGGGCCTGGGCACGCCCGCCACCCGCGCGGCCATCATCGAGGTGCTGCTGGACCGCGAGTACCTGCGCCGTCGGGGCAAGGTGATGGAGGCCACGGAGAAGGGCATCCATCTCATCCAGGTGGTGCACCCGGATGTGAAGACGCCGGCCATGACGGGCCAGTGGGAAGCGTGGCTCCAGCGCATCGAGCGCGGAGAGGGCCAGCTCGATGAGTTCATTCGCGGCATCGAGGCGTATGTCATCGAGGTGGTGGGCCATGGCGCCACCGCGCCGCAAAGGCCTCCGCGCAACGAGGTAATGGGGGCGCCACCTGGCGCGGGTTGGGGACAGGACGGCGCGGCGACGGTGGCGAGCGGAGTGGTGGGTGCGGGAGGTGCGTTTGCGGCGCACGGCGCTGGCGCGGGAGCG from Myxococcus xanthus encodes the following:
- a CDS encoding NAD-dependent epimerase/dehydratase family protein, producing MTLSRRSVIQGVAAAGSLWAMGCATTGTSGTASSTQGQGEQSSAPAAPLRILILGGTAFLGPALVEFARSRGHTVTLFNRGKTKPGLFPDVEKLTGDRDPNKGEGLKALEGRKWDAVVDTSGYVPRIVRASAELLAPHVQHYTFVSSISVYKELSRQGLDETAAVATVEDTATEDVEKHYGALKALCEQAAEAALPGRVFNVRPGLIVGPDDPSDRFTYWPLRVARGGEVLAPGDGVDPLQFIDARDLAAFIIRSVEARTTGIFNATGPSQDLLMRDFLEANKTALGSDARFTWVDTDFLTKHKVEAWSDMPAWVPRNGEEGGIGKVSIAKALAAGITFRPAAETIRETLAWFKALPPERQAKPRSGLSAEREKEVLAAWHQARGTANAG